In Chitinivibrionales bacterium, the following proteins share a genomic window:
- a CDS encoding MBOAT family O-acyltransferase encodes MVFSSHIFLFYFLPIFLTVYFALPFKWKNFYLKNMWITIMSYVFYGWLVPWFTLLLFITSYKDYLCAEIIVKPDATKQRRKTALVFAIVTDLLLLGFFKYYMFFMGGLNGLIHVCGGPTHLFHILKVLLPSGISFYTFVALSYVIDVYKGDAKQAPTFGAFSCFLGLYPHLIAGPIIRYQSVADQLMVRTHSWEKFASGTAIFMLGFAKKILLADPAAGIADAAFGADAPGMLNAWWGVIAYSFQIYFDFCGYSDMAVGLARMMGIEFPKNFNAPYLSKSISIFWKRWHMTLSSFIMDYLYIPLGGNRKGTARTYFNLGFAFFLCGLWHGASMTFVLWGIYQGAFLIYERVLNKKTAYSWAPGWTQVAFTFVIILFGWVQFRAPSFHQALLYWGAMTGVVSGAASAPLLSAEIFSTRHIFEMLICAALVWQPMQAYNWIAKGITPGKLIICMIIFLYAILGMFTQTYSPFLYFQF; translated from the coding sequence ATGGTCTTTTCATCGCACATCTTTCTGTTTTATTTTCTGCCCATTTTTCTGACGGTTTATTTCGCCCTGCCGTTCAAGTGGAAGAATTTCTATCTCAAGAACATGTGGATCACGATCATGAGCTACGTGTTTTACGGCTGGCTCGTGCCGTGGTTCACGCTTCTCCTGTTCATCACCTCCTATAAAGATTATTTATGCGCCGAAATCATCGTCAAACCCGACGCCACGAAACAGCGGCGAAAGACCGCGCTGGTGTTCGCCATTGTCACCGATCTCCTGCTCCTCGGCTTTTTCAAGTATTACATGTTCTTCATGGGCGGACTCAACGGCCTTATCCACGTCTGCGGCGGGCCCACGCACCTGTTCCATATTCTCAAGGTGCTTCTGCCCTCGGGCATTTCGTTTTACACGTTCGTGGCGCTGAGCTACGTGATCGACGTTTACAAAGGCGACGCAAAACAGGCGCCCACCTTCGGCGCGTTCTCGTGCTTTCTCGGCCTGTACCCCCACCTGATCGCGGGCCCCATCATCCGGTACCAGTCGGTCGCGGACCAATTGATGGTGCGCACCCATTCGTGGGAAAAGTTCGCCAGCGGCACCGCGATTTTCATGCTCGGGTTCGCCAAAAAAATCCTTCTTGCCGACCCGGCGGCCGGTATCGCGGACGCGGCGTTCGGCGCTGATGCTCCCGGCATGCTCAACGCGTGGTGGGGCGTGATCGCGTATTCGTTCCAAATATATTTCGACTTCTGCGGTTACTCGGACATGGCCGTGGGGCTCGCACGCATGATGGGCATAGAATTCCCGAAAAATTTCAATGCGCCCTATCTCTCCAAAAGCATTTCAATTTTCTGGAAACGGTGGCACATGACCCTGTCGTCCTTTATCATGGATTATCTGTACATCCCGCTCGGCGGGAACCGCAAGGGCACGGCCCGCACCTATTTCAACCTCGGGTTCGCCTTTTTCCTGTGCGGCCTGTGGCACGGCGCGAGCATGACCTTCGTATTGTGGGGAATTTACCAAGGCGCGTTCCTTATTTACGAGCGCGTGCTCAACAAGAAGACCGCATATTCCTGGGCGCCGGGCTGGACGCAGGTCGCATTCACCTTTGTCATCATACTTTTCGGCTGGGTGCAGTTCCGCGCGCCGTCGTTCCACCAGGCGCTGCTGTACTGGGGCGCCATGACCGGCGTCGTGTCCGGCGCCGCATCGGCGCCGCTTTTGAGCGCGGAAATCTTTTCCACGCGCCACATCTTTGAAATGCTGATCTGCGCCGCGCTGGTATGGCAGCCCATGCAGGCGTACAACTGGATTGCAAAGGGCATTACACCCGGCAAGCTCATCATCTGCATGATCATTTTCCTGTACGCCATACTCGGCATGTTCACGCAAACGTACAGTCCCTTCCTGTACTTTCAGTTTTAA